AAGAGAGCAAATTGCCGAGCTCACAAGATTAGGTCAGACATTAATGCATGTCTCCCGACTTTATTGGATAGTAGCGGACGACCGACCCGACTGCAGTCTACAAATAATGAACCTACTACCAGATTTCAGTAAGaataatgttcaataatatgtTCCTACTTTCCTAGCTATACCTATTGACTATTCTAGAATATTGttgcaatatttgttttccaaCCGATCAGGGGAAGTATGGTCTGGTCCTCAGCCCGgttataaaatttagatgGCGACaaagaaaacataaaaattagtgcttaaaataattatttaaaaaataataaatctcagtctattatttaaagaacatattgaacaaaataatatttcattgtcgaccatcaaaattcaaaatagttataacattaatatacatttcaataaacaataaacgtagtgataatagtataatttagttCTTGAAATTCatgaatttttatctttaatttatgtcttttataaacagtttatagtattttctTATTAGGTAACAACCTAGAGCTGGACTTTTAAAGCTAAAAcggatacaattattaaaaataaaaataaatacactggTTAGATTTTAAAGCAGTGGTCTTCAACTGGTGGGTCACGTTAAgtcttctttttaaaattaaaattatataaagtaaaaaaataattttttaattattaaatttagaaaattagtaaatgaaaatacctactataatgtattttttatttagttttaatagtaCTACTGCAAAGCATTAGGCAATTTTAGCTTTTTTACAAAGCTTATATGAATTGCAAAAAATGTAGGCCTAAAAAGTGGGTTGCGATTCCAAAAGGTTAAAGACCACTGTATTAAAGTATCCGattaaaaattcacaaataagtttataataacacaatgaAAATTTGTGAtaaaagtttttgtttaataactagAAAATAGACACAAttgatagttaataatatcatgtatggatgtacttaaaatttaaaatgcaatatgcTTTGTATGAACTCAgaactatataactataacctAAGTATGAAGTGGCCCAATGCACATTATTTACTACCTGCTAAGTCAAATTCTGCAACcaattttaatacttgtaaaactcattgaattaaaaatattattgtatattattaaatgttgacttattatgatttatcatttttccAGGCATTCCTTATACGTATATTGCCAGCCCTATGCCATCGATATATAAACGTGACCCAGACGCCATGCCCCGTGGTGTTTCTAACCGTAGAGCTGCTCTCAACTGGATAAGACTGAACCACAACATTAATGACTCGAACgctgtaatttattttggtgATGATGACAACACGTTCCATTTGGATCTTTTTAAGGAAATACGTACCACAAAGAAAATATCAATGTTCCCGGTTGGCTTGGTTGGAGAGTATGGTGTTAGCTCACCGATTATTGATAAAGTTAGTTTAACATAGTTTTTTAACATCATTAGCTATGGGCTTAAAATTACGATTAAAATGTACGATTATTAGTTGTACATACTACATCTTGTAaagaatacatttatgtagTAGACTGAATAACTGATTAATCTTTTTTGATGTAAAGGGAAAAGTAGTTGGCTTTTTTGATAGCTGGCCagcaaaaagaaaatttcCAGTAGACATGGCTGGATTTGCTATTAATGTTCAACTTTATTCAAATACCCTTATGCAACTATGCCATATAAGGCGGGTTTTGAAGAAGACCGTTTTTTGTCAGCACTGGCTATTCGATTAGATGAAATTGAACCAAAAGCAGAAAATTGTACAAGGGTgtgtatatatgaaaaattacttattaattatttataaataggtttatatatttttattttattttgaatttgaatggatttaatgatttagaatgataatcttaattttactttaagctaaaattaaaaaactagtacatttattaaaaaaaaattataaaatcatttttttatattatatagctttttatttttttttaattattaaattttatttcaacaacTTTCTTTTGTTTActatttgttaacatttttctattcatttatatttatttaacattcatttcaacataaaattctgttttttatttctaaatcaaagtaaatttataagatttatgatttatgcTACCTGCctacttatattgtataatttatttggaaaataattaaataattgtaaatagctCGTGTAATTAACAATCCATAAAAGTGTTTAAAGTCAGaaatattactgtattttataaatcagattaaaataataagtatggaagatgtcataaataaattattttagtttcttagttcataacattttgtttatttaaatttatttaacttacgttatacagtaataatattaccagtTTATCAcacatgaaataattaaatttctatgtTAATGTATACATGATTGTCACAGATTTTGGTTTGGCACACTCAGACAGCAAAGAAACCTAAGCCAATAGTCATGGTCAAATCCAAAGCAGCATTGCCTGGTTCACTGGCTACTCTACTCGATCAAGTGACTATGTTAGGTATAGGTGGAGTGAGCGAAACAACAGGTAggtcaaaataaatgtatactagtatacaaatgtatagtagttttttttagtataaattccattattaattttatgttttattttaggtgTTCGCAGTTATATGACaaaaaatggtaatatttttagggTATAA
This genomic stretch from Rhopalosiphum maidis isolate BTI-1 chromosome 3, ASM367621v3, whole genome shotgun sequence harbors:
- the LOC113559710 gene encoding LOW QUALITY PROTEIN: galactosylgalactosylxylosylprotein 3-beta-glucuronosyltransferase S-like (The sequence of the model RefSeq protein was modified relative to this genomic sequence to represent the inferred CDS: inserted 2 bases in 2 codons), coding for MTDRRYSGSCGSSSSDNSDNSYNGYNGNNGYNGNNDYSSSNGYRCGIKTQLHAPSSGRCNDHXHNNNNNNICKTGVARPAAMHVKKTWKTAAVMFLAVATVSTVTAAFYFNYAATACCALAPQSSSSLLQEPSNAAAANNGPDRSKSVGSSVPRTSKLYAVCEIRDHLRSPADRDKFSRNRRQTVDSTSSTVDKNPANKYTNNVESDTARNGDKGNDTSLIYFITPTYPRREQIAELTRLGQTLMHVSRLYWIVADDRPDCSLQIMNLLPDFSIPYTYIASPMPSIYKRDPDAMPRGVSNRRAALNWIRLNHNINDSNAVIYFGDDDNTFHLDLFKEIRTTKKISMFPVGLVGEYGVSSPIIDKGKVVGFFDSWPAKRKFPVDMAGFAINVQXLFKYPYATMPYKAGFEEDRFLSALAIRLDEIEPKAENCTRILVWHTQTAKKPKPIVMVKSKAALPGSLATLLDQVTMLGIGGVSETTGVRSYMTKNGNIFRV